The Patescibacteria group bacterium DNA window ATCTGGTGGAAGTAGATGCAAATCAAGGAATAATAAAAGTTCTAAAGAAAGCCAAACAATAAGGAGTTTTGAAAAATGAAATTCACCCCTAACCACTCTTTCATTTTTCAAAACGAAAAAAAATCAAATTTATAAGAATTGAGAAAAGCCTATCTGATGAACAAGAACGAAAAATATTTTTTGAACTCACTCCGCTTCGCTCCGTGCCACGCTGCGCTCTCCTCCTTTCAGTCGTCGGGGCGTATAACAAGGGATATACGGTTCGCCTCTCGGCTCGGGGCTCACCCAAATTTTTCTTCCGCTATGCTACAGAAAAACTTCGTATATCCCTAACGTTATATGAAATACATGTTTTCCTTTTGGGGCTATCGCCCCTACCCTAAAAAAATAATCAGATTTTGTTTTTTATTTATTTAAAAGGGGAAATAAGGTGTTTTCTCCGCTCCGCTACGAAAACGATTTATTTTAAAATTTAACAATATGAGAAAAAAAATTATTTTAATTATATTTTTTATGCTTTTAACTATAGCACCCGTTAATATCACAAAAGCGACTAACGACATAAAGGACGCTACCACAACCAATGAATCTAAAAATGTAAAATTTAAAAATGTTTACAACTACCATTTTCCACATAAAACACTTTACCCAAACAACCCACATCTGCGTCAAATAAAAGATAAAAATATTTTAGAAATTTTAAAAAGTATTATTGAGTATATCTCAAAAAATGTTTGGGGATTTATTTTTCTGATGTGGATAGTTGTATCAATCAAGAGGGCAATACATAATAACTTAGTTTCCAGAATTTAACGCAACAGCGTTGTTAATAAGTTGATTAAACACCTCGTACGGTTTTTGGAATTGTAGCGCCTGCCGGGGACGCCCGTTCAGCAGATTCTGTACCTTCTTAACCTCATACCGCGATACTGTCTTGAAGTCCGTTCCTTTGGGAAAAAATTGTCTGATCAGCCCGTTGGTATTTTCATTCGTTCCCCGCTCCCAGGGACTGCGCGGGTGCGCGAAGTATACTTTGACTCCGGTAATGTTGGTAAACAGTTTGTGTCTGGCCATTTCCCGTCCCTGGTCATAGGTCATTGACAACTTCATCTGTTGCGGCAGTTTCTTCACCTCTTTGGCGAAGGCTTTCGCGACCACTTCCGCCTCTCTGCTTTTAACCGGAACGAGAATAGTCGTGCGGCTCGTGCGCTCCACCAGAGTGCCAAGAGCCGAATGATTGTTCTTGCCAACAATTAAATCGCCTTCCCAGTGCCCGGGGATAATCCGGTCAGCCACCTCTTTCGGCCGCTCCTCAATACTGAGCATATCCTCTATTTTACGCCCCATTTTGGCACCTCTGCCCTGTTTGTATCTCCGTTTGTGGTTGCGCCGCAGACAAGCCGTGAGCTCCTTTTTCAAAGAGCCGCGCGGCAGCACGTAGATGTAGGTGTATATTGTCTCCGGCGAAATGCGCATCGTCATATCTAGAGGATAGTCCTTTTTCAGCTCTTCGGCAATTTGGCGCGGCGACCATTTCTTTCTGAGCTTGCGGCAGATGTATCCCCGGAGCCGCCGTTCGCGGTTTAGACGGCGTTTACCTATTTTTCTTTTACTGGCGTTGCGTTGCGCCCGGCGTTGCGCCTTGGCCGCCCGATAGGTATACTGGTTACAGCTGCCCCGGCTGATTTCCCGGCTGATAGTGCTGGCGTAGCGCCCCAACCGTCTGGCGATGTCTTGGAACGAACAATTTTGAGCGAGCATCCGGCTGATTTCTTCCCGCTCCACCTCACTTAATCTGGTATAATTTTTCATAGGAATCTAACGTAACACTTTTGGCGCTTCGCGCCAATGTTGTTGCGTTAGATTCTGGATTGAAACTATGTTTCATTTGTTCGGAAATTTTGTCCCAATTATATTTTTCCAAAACCATCTGTTTGGCGGCTGTTACCACCGGCAGTACAGACGAGGCATGCCTCGTCTCTACGTCGTCCAAAATATATTTTATTTTTTCGGCAATGCTTGCTGGATTATTAACCTGACAAAACCAGCCGGTTTCATTATCTTTCAAAAAATCCGGGATACCGCCGCTCGGTGTAGCAACAACCGGCACGCCATAGGCCATTGCCTCCAGAAACGAATTTCCCAACCCCTCGGACAGCGACGGCCGGCAGAAAACATCGGCCGCCGCGTAAAATTTCGGCAATTCTGCCGGCGGGACAAAACCCATGAATTTTACTTTTTTTTCTATCCCTAACTTCTTACTTCTAACTTCTAACTTTTCCCTTTCTTCACCATCTCCGCAAATTACTAAAGTATTTTGTATTTTGTATCTGGTATTAAGCAGAGCAACTGCTTCAATCAAATCCATAATCCCATTCTTTTTCACCAATCGTGAAGTGGTGAGAATAATTTTATCATCTTCAATAACGCCAAGTTGTTTTCGTAAATCTGAAATC harbors:
- a CDS encoding IS30 family transposase, coding for MKNYTRLSEVEREEISRMLAQNCSFQDIARRLGRYASTISREISRGSCNQYTYRAAKAQRRAQRNASKRKIGKRRLNRERRLRGYICRKLRKKWSPRQIAEELKKDYPLDMTMRISPETIYTYIYVLPRGSLKKELTACLRRNHKRRYKQGRGAKMGRKIEDMLSIEERPKEVADRIIPGHWEGDLIVGKNNHSALGTLVERTSRTTILVPVKSREAEVVAKAFAKEVKKLPQQMKLSMTYDQGREMARHKLFTNITGVKVYFAHPRSPWERGTNENTNGLIRQFFPKGTDFKTVSRYEVKKVQNLLNGRPRQALQFQKPYEVFNQLINNAVALNSGN
- a CDS encoding glycosyltransferase family 4 protein, with product MRVLIFSTAYFPYVGGAEVAVKEITSRISEVSFDMITVRLDIKDVPQEKIGNVTVYRIGRGLGRFDKLLFPFRAARLAGRLHQKNHYDVAWSIMASFSGFAALFFKKKNRGVKFLLTLQEGDDLKQIERKVWPVKFWFKEIFCRADYIQCISSYLAKWAREMKATCPVEVVPNGVNKISDFRFQISDLRKQLGVIEDDKIILTTSRLVKKNGIMDLIEAVALLNTRYKIQNTLVICGDGEEREKLEVRSKKLGIEKKVKFMGFVPPAELPKFYAAADVFCRPSLSEGLGNSFLEAMAYGVPVVATPSGGIPDFLKDNETGWFCQVNNPASIAEKIKYILDDVETRHASSVLPVVTAAKQMVLEKYNWDKISEQMKHSFNPESNATTLARSAKSVTLDSYEKLYQIK